In the genome of Xanthobacteraceae bacterium, one region contains:
- a CDS encoding polyhydroxyalkanoic acid system family protein, with amino-acid sequence MAEKVSVTISHKLGKEEARGRIQRGFAAAREKGGGLMKFADETWDGDRLSFNVSMLGQNAAGTIDVREDHVVIDVALPWLLAKMAEQAKVLIEKQGKQLLLENKKPSA; translated from the coding sequence ATGGCAGAGAAAGTATCGGTCACGATTTCGCACAAGCTGGGCAAGGAAGAAGCGCGCGGCCGCATCCAGCGCGGCTTCGCGGCGGCCCGCGAGAAGGGCGGCGGACTGATGAAGTTCGCGGACGAAACCTGGGACGGCGACCGGCTCTCCTTCAATGTGTCCATGCTCGGACAGAACGCGGCCGGCACCATCGACGTGCGCGAGGACCATGTGGTCATCGACGTCGCGCTGCCGTGGCTTCTCGCCAAGATGGCGGAGCAGGCGAAGGTTTTGATCGAGAAGCAGGGCAAGCAGCTTCTGCTGGAAAACAAGAA